One Spinacia oleracea cultivar Varoflay chromosome 4, BTI_SOV_V1, whole genome shotgun sequence DNA segment encodes these proteins:
- the LOC110796783 gene encoding uncharacterized protein translates to MINKISGVPTPIKEASLDSYADSPYADPINAIDIPKRFSPPNMPMYDGMTNPREHILTYKQRMMTILVPKHMREASLCKGFGSTLIGPALKLLTSLPNGCSTSFAHLDNMFNQQFASSRCLEKKTSDLYCVVQRPDKPLKDYISRFIREKVIVPECDVPTVIEAFRQGLYGEADLWRDLIKYPSKTFEDAQAKAMAQVRLEETLYSKKGTNDYTKTNRRLPYPKRSNDHLAPYSRP, encoded by the coding sequence atgataaataaaatttcAGGAGTGCCAACGccaatcaaagaagccagcctaGATAGTTATGCCGACTCACCATATGCCGACCCCATCAACGCAATTGACATTCCGAAGCGGTTTAGCCCACCCAATATGCCCATGTACGACGGAATGACCAACCCAAGAGAGcatatcttgacctacaagCAGCGGATGATGACAATCCTAGTTCCCAAGCACATGAGGGAGGCTAGTCTCTGCAAAGGATTCGGCTCGACACTGATTGGACCCGCCTTGAAGTTGTTAACCAGCCTACCAAATGGATGCAGCACTTCCTTTGCTcacctcgacaacatgttcaatCAGCAGTTTGCCAGCAGCAGGTGTTTGGAGAAGAAAACAAGCGACCTATACTGTGTGGTTCAACGCCCAGACAAACCTCTGAAGGATTACATATCTcggttcatcagggagaaggtgaTTGTACCTGAGTGTGACGTCCCAACGGTAATCGAAGCATTCAGGCAAGGGTTGTATGGCGAGGCCGACCTATGGAGGGATCTGATCAAGTATCCCAGCAAGACGTTCGAAGACGCccaagccaaagcaatggctCAAGTCAGGTTGGAAGAGACTCTCTACTCCAAGAAGGGAACTAACGACTACACCAAGACAAACAGGCGACTACCCTATCCCAAGAGAAGCAATGATCATCTTGCCCCTTATTCCCGACCTTAA